Proteins encoded in a region of the Enterococcus gilvus ATCC BAA-350 genome:
- a CDS encoding metal ABC transporter ATP-binding protein, producing the protein MSYIQVEDLSFYYDNEPVLENVSYHVDPGEFVILTGENGAAKSTLIKATLGLLKPSSGKVTIAKKNSQGKKLSIGYIPQQVASFNAGFPSTVLELVESGRYPQGKWFKKLSPRDHEHVQKALESVDMWNMRHKKVGELSGGQKQRISLARLFAKNPDLLILDEPTTGMDEKSRNAFYELLRHSAHAHGKSILMITHDHEDTKKYMDRHIRLVRKENSKWRCFHMSS; encoded by the coding sequence ATGTCGTATATCCAGGTAGAAGATCTTTCATTTTATTATGACAACGAACCGGTATTGGAAAACGTTTCTTACCATGTAGACCCCGGTGAGTTTGTCATTTTAACTGGAGAAAATGGTGCCGCAAAATCGACATTGATCAAAGCGACATTGGGGTTGTTAAAACCCAGCAGTGGAAAAGTAACCATTGCGAAAAAAAATTCCCAAGGGAAAAAATTGAGTATCGGCTATATTCCGCAACAGGTCGCTTCCTTCAACGCAGGATTTCCCAGCACTGTTTTGGAATTAGTAGAATCCGGGCGTTATCCGCAAGGAAAATGGTTTAAAAAACTCTCTCCTCGAGATCACGAGCATGTGCAAAAGGCACTAGAATCCGTCGATATGTGGAATATGCGCCACAAAAAAGTCGGAGAATTGTCTGGTGGGCAAAAACAGCGCATCAGCTTGGCGCGTTTGTTCGCTAAAAATCCCGATTTGCTGATTTTGGATGAACCGACTACGGGAATGGATGAGAAATCGCGCAATGCTTTTTATGAATTGCTGCGCCACAGCGCCCACGCGCATGGCAAAAGCATTCTTATGATCACCCACGATCATGAAGATACAAAAAAATACATGGATCGTCATATTCGATTGGTGCGAAAGGAGAATTCAAAATGGCGTTGCTTTCATATGAGTTCATGA
- a CDS encoding metal ABC transporter substrate-binding protein: MKMQKGLLLLGTVVLSILLTACGSQEKKEASSEGKLQVMTTFYPMYEFTKQVVGNKGEVELLIPAGTEPHDFEPSAKDLAKISDSDVFVYNSPELETWTKNLTDTVDTKKTEIIQASKDIKLMEGTAHDHEDTHDHDSDEHDEHGHSHDLDPHVWLDPALAIKEVETIRDQLSKKYPEDKAAFEKNASKYIEELKALDADYQSAFKEAKNKTFVTQHAAFGYLANQYGLTQEAIAGISPDQEPSPSRLSELKHYVEDHDVKVIYFEENASSKVAETLSKETGVKLEVLNPLESLTDKQLKNGENYVSVMRENLEALKESIK; encoded by the coding sequence ATGAAGATGCAAAAAGGACTACTTTTATTAGGAACTGTGGTACTATCAATTTTGCTGACTGCATGCGGCAGTCAAGAGAAAAAAGAAGCGTCATCAGAAGGAAAACTGCAAGTCATGACGACGTTCTATCCAATGTATGAATTTACGAAGCAGGTCGTAGGAAATAAAGGCGAGGTGGAATTGTTGATCCCCGCCGGTACAGAACCCCATGACTTTGAGCCGTCAGCGAAAGATTTGGCTAAGATCTCTGATTCAGATGTATTTGTTTACAACAGCCCAGAATTGGAAACGTGGACGAAGAACCTGACAGATACGGTCGATACGAAGAAGACTGAAATTATCCAAGCGTCGAAGGACATCAAACTGATGGAAGGGACAGCGCATGACCATGAAGATACACACGATCATGACTCCGACGAGCACGACGAACATGGGCATTCCCATGATCTAGATCCCCATGTCTGGCTGGACCCAGCGTTAGCGATCAAAGAAGTGGAAACGATCCGCGATCAGTTAAGTAAAAAATACCCAGAGGACAAAGCAGCTTTTGAGAAAAATGCCTCTAAGTATATCGAAGAATTGAAAGCCTTAGATGCAGACTATCAGTCCGCATTCAAAGAGGCGAAAAACAAAACATTCGTGACACAACACGCGGCTTTTGGCTACTTGGCCAATCAGTATGGGCTGACGCAAGAAGCCATCGCTGGAATTTCTCCAGACCAAGAACCGTCTCCGAGCCGCTTGAGTGAATTGAAACATTATGTAGAGGATCATGACGTCAAGGTCATCTATTTTGAAGAAAATGCCTCTTCAAAAGTGGCAGAAACCTTATCCAAAGAGACCGGTGTGAAGCTGGAAGTCTTGAATCCGCTGGAAAGCTTGACGGACAAACAACTCAAAAACGGGGAAAATTACGTTTCTGTCATGAGAGAGAACTTAGAGGCATTAAAAGAAAGTATTAAATAG
- the glmU gene encoding bifunctional UDP-N-acetylglucosamine diphosphorylase/glucosamine-1-phosphate N-acetyltransferase GlmU — protein sequence MENRYAIILAAGKGTRMKSKLYKVLHPVAGKPMVEHIIERVVETQPTEIVTIVGHGAEMVKEQLGDRSEYALQAEQLGTGHAVMQAAEFLKGKKGTTLVISGDTPLLTTQTLNNLFDYHQGKKASATILTAHADDPTGYGRILRDHVGIVEKIVEQKDATPEEARTQEINTGTYCFDNEQLFAALEKIGTNNAQGEYYLTDIVEILKNEDQTVAAYQTEDFEESLGVNDRIALANANESMRRRINRQHMVNGVTFIDPATTYIDAGIEIGSDTIIEPGVQIQGNTVIGSDCVIGAHSKIVDSTVEDNVEIKASVLEECIVRKNADVGPNAHLRPQADIGENAHIGNYVEIKKATIGENTKVGHLTYVGDATLGKDINVGCGVVFVNYDGKNKHHTHVGDHVFIGSGTNIIAPVTIADNSATAAGSTITNDIAEGDMAIARARQVNKEGYANHLPF from the coding sequence TTGGAAAATCGTTACGCGATTATTTTAGCAGCGGGTAAAGGAACTCGCATGAAATCAAAATTATACAAAGTCCTGCATCCTGTTGCAGGAAAACCAATGGTTGAACATATTATCGAGCGGGTGGTAGAGACCCAACCAACAGAGATCGTGACCATCGTGGGACACGGTGCGGAAATGGTCAAGGAACAATTAGGCGACCGCAGTGAATACGCGCTGCAGGCGGAACAATTAGGAACCGGCCATGCTGTGATGCAAGCAGCCGAATTCTTAAAAGGAAAAAAAGGTACAACCTTGGTCATCAGTGGCGATACGCCGCTGCTTACGACCCAAACCTTAAACAATTTGTTTGACTATCACCAAGGCAAGAAGGCCAGTGCGACGATCCTGACCGCTCATGCCGACGATCCGACCGGCTATGGCCGTATTTTACGTGACCATGTCGGCATTGTAGAGAAAATCGTTGAACAAAAAGATGCCACTCCAGAAGAAGCGCGGACGCAAGAAATCAATACAGGAACCTACTGTTTTGACAATGAACAACTGTTTGCGGCACTGGAAAAAATCGGAACGAACAATGCACAGGGAGAATATTACCTGACGGATATCGTTGAGATCTTAAAAAACGAAGATCAAACAGTGGCCGCTTACCAAACGGAAGACTTCGAGGAGTCTTTAGGGGTAAACGACCGCATTGCATTAGCCAATGCTAATGAAAGTATGCGCCGCCGCATCAACCGTCAACATATGGTCAATGGCGTAACGTTTATTGATCCGGCAACGACGTACATTGATGCAGGAATCGAGATCGGTTCTGATACGATCATCGAACCCGGCGTGCAGATTCAAGGAAACACAGTGATCGGTTCAGACTGTGTCATCGGTGCACATTCAAAAATCGTTGATAGCACGGTTGAAGACAATGTTGAGATCAAAGCATCTGTTTTAGAAGAATGCATCGTGCGAAAAAATGCAGATGTAGGTCCAAATGCTCACTTACGGCCACAAGCGGATATTGGGGAAAATGCCCATATCGGGAATTATGTGGAGATCAAAAAAGCAACGATCGGTGAAAATACGAAGGTCGGTCATTTGACGTACGTAGGCGACGCGACACTCGGAAAAGATATCAATGTGGGCTGCGGCGTTGTTTTTGTCAACTATGACGGCAAAAATAAACACCATACCCATGTCGGCGACCATGTCTTCATCGGTTCAGGTACCAATATCATCGCGCCTGTCACGATCGCTGACAACAGTGCGACCGCGGCCGGTTCAACGATCACGAATGATATCGCTGAAGGTGACATGGCCATCGCCCGTGCACGTCAAGTGAACAAAGAAGGGTATGCAAATCATCTGCCATTTTAA
- a CDS encoding ribose-phosphate diphosphokinase, with translation MSKHYFDPRLKIFALNSNRPLAEKIAEEVGVELGKSSVTQFSDGEIQVNIEESIRGCHVYVVQSTSSPVNDNLMELLIMIDALKRASAKTINVVMPYYGYARQDRKARAREPITAKLVANMIEKAGATRLLTLDLHASQIQGFFDIPVDHLMGAPLIADYFLEKGIYGDDVVVVSPDHGGVTRARKLAEFLKAPIAIIDKRRPKANVAEVMNIIGKVDGKTCVIIDDMIDTAGTITLAANALKEAGAKQVYASCTHPVLSGPAMQRIQDSAIEHLVVTDSIYLSEERKIDKIDEISVGVLMGDAIKRIHENKPVSPLFETHKK, from the coding sequence ATGTCGAAACATTATTTTGATCCAAGATTGAAAATTTTTGCTTTGAATTCAAATCGTCCCCTAGCTGAGAAAATCGCTGAAGAAGTTGGTGTTGAACTCGGAAAAAGTTCCGTTACCCAATTTAGCGATGGTGAGATTCAAGTAAACATTGAAGAAAGTATTCGTGGCTGTCATGTCTATGTCGTTCAGTCAACAAGTAGTCCGGTAAATGATAACTTGATGGAATTGTTGATTATGATCGATGCCTTGAAACGGGCGAGTGCAAAAACAATCAACGTCGTAATGCCTTATTATGGTTATGCCCGTCAGGATCGTAAAGCACGTGCACGGGAACCAATTACTGCCAAACTTGTAGCCAACATGATCGAAAAAGCTGGCGCAACACGTCTGTTGACGCTAGATCTGCATGCGTCTCAAATCCAAGGATTCTTTGATATTCCTGTGGATCACTTAATGGGTGCACCATTGATCGCGGATTACTTTTTAGAAAAAGGAATCTACGGCGATGATGTCGTGGTTGTTTCACCTGACCATGGCGGGGTAACACGCGCACGTAAATTAGCAGAGTTCTTGAAGGCGCCGATCGCGATCATCGACAAACGTCGTCCGAAAGCAAACGTCGCTGAAGTCATGAATATTATCGGGAAAGTCGATGGCAAAACGTGTGTCATCATCGATGATATGATCGATACCGCAGGGACGATCACACTTGCAGCGAATGCGCTGAAAGAAGCGGGAGCTAAACAAGTGTATGCGTCATGTACACACCCTGTTTTATCTGGTCCGGCAATGCAGCGTATCCAAGATTCAGCGATCGAGCATTTAGTCGTAACTGATTCGATCTACTTATCTGAAGAACGTAAAATCGACAAGATCGATGAAATCAGTGTGGGTGTATTGATGGGGGATGCAATCAAACGTATCCACGAAAACAAACCAGTTAGCCCATTGTTTGAAACACATAAAAAATAA
- a CDS encoding metal ABC transporter permease has protein sequence MALLSYEFMRRAFLAAIFIAGIAPMLGVFLVIRRQSLMADTLSHVSLAGVALGFFLNLNPTGTTLLVVVVAAIIMEYLQNMYSSYSEISIAILMAAGLAVALVLMSLAPGSSAVSIQSYLFGSIVTITWQQVVFLGILFVLVGILFLLFKRPMYVLTFDEDIAAVDGLPVRMMSMIFNVVTGVAIAIMIPIAGALLISAIMVLPAAIGMRVGKSFNIVIFVSVFVGFIGMIGGLTGSYYLDTPPGATITLGFILLFLIVNGIRQFRIMIQRRQVQK, from the coding sequence ATGGCGTTGCTTTCATATGAGTTCATGAGACGGGCTTTTCTAGCCGCGATCTTTATTGCAGGAATTGCCCCAATGCTGGGTGTCTTCCTAGTCATTCGCCGCCAATCACTGATGGCAGATACCCTGTCTCATGTTTCGTTGGCAGGTGTCGCCTTAGGGTTCTTCTTGAATTTGAACCCGACCGGGACGACCTTGTTAGTCGTAGTCGTCGCAGCGATCATCATGGAGTATTTGCAAAATATGTACAGCTCCTATTCGGAAATATCGATTGCGATTTTAATGGCGGCTGGTTTGGCAGTAGCCTTAGTATTGATGAGTCTGGCTCCGGGGAGTTCGGCAGTCAGCATACAGTCGTATCTGTTTGGTTCGATCGTTACGATCACTTGGCAGCAAGTCGTCTTTTTAGGGATTTTATTTGTGTTGGTAGGTATTTTGTTCCTATTATTCAAACGTCCGATGTACGTGTTGACCTTCGACGAAGACATCGCCGCAGTGGATGGGTTGCCTGTCCGCATGATGTCCATGATCTTTAATGTGGTCACAGGCGTAGCCATTGCCATAATGATCCCTATCGCAGGGGCGCTGCTGATCTCGGCGATCATGGTGCTGCCAGCCGCGATCGGGATGCGCGTCGGCAAAAGCTTTAATATCGTGATTTTCGTCAGTGTCTTCGTCGGCTTTATAGGAATGATCGGCGGATTGACGGGTTCGTACTATTTAGACACACCGCCGGGCGCAACGATTACACTGGGCTTCATCTTATTGTTCCTAATCGTTAACGGGATTCGCCAATTCCGAATCATGATTCAACGTAGACAGGTTCAAAAGTAG
- the purR gene encoding pur operon repressor, protein MKVRRSERLIDMTQYLLDHPHDLIPLTFFAARYGSAKSSISEDLAIVKKTFKERGTGFLETIPGAAGGVVFTPSITDEEAQEYIESLAERLSEEDRLLPGGYVYLSDMLGQPDLLRKVGRIIAAQYLDKNVDAVMTVATKGVPIAQAVSYYLNAPFVIVRRDSKITEGSTVSVNYVSGSSERIEKMELSKRSLKRGSKVLIVDDFMKGGGTVNGMKSLIEEFEAELVGITVFAESKFKGERAIDDYNSLLFVQDVDTSTKTITVVPGNCFDN, encoded by the coding sequence GTGAAAGTACGTCGAAGTGAACGATTAATCGACATGACACAATATTTGTTGGATCATCCCCATGACTTGATTCCACTAACATTTTTTGCAGCTAGATATGGTTCGGCCAAATCATCGATCAGTGAAGATTTAGCCATCGTAAAGAAAACATTCAAAGAACGAGGAACCGGCTTTTTAGAAACGATCCCTGGTGCTGCGGGCGGTGTTGTCTTCACGCCAAGTATCACAGACGAAGAAGCACAAGAATATATCGAATCTTTGGCGGAACGTCTGTCAGAAGAAGACCGTTTATTACCTGGCGGCTATGTTTATTTGTCCGATATGCTGGGGCAGCCTGACTTGCTTCGCAAAGTAGGACGGATCATCGCAGCGCAATATTTAGACAAAAATGTGGATGCCGTCATGACGGTTGCCACAAAAGGGGTACCGATCGCGCAGGCTGTTTCCTACTACTTGAACGCGCCATTTGTCATCGTTCGCCGTGACTCAAAGATTACGGAAGGTTCAACCGTCAGTGTGAATTATGTTTCAGGTTCTTCAGAGCGAATCGAGAAAATGGAACTGTCAAAACGCAGCTTGAAACGCGGATCAAAAGTTTTGATCGTGGATGACTTCATGAAGGGCGGCGGGACCGTTAACGGAATGAAGAGCCTGATCGAAGAATTTGAAGCGGAGCTTGTGGGTATTACCGTTTTTGCAGAATCGAAGTTCAAAGGTGAACGCGCCATCGATGATTACAATTCATTGTTGTTCGTCCAAGATGTCGATACGAGTACGAAAACCATTACGGTCGTACCGGGAAATTGCTTCGATAACTAA